From Candidatus Methylomirabilis sp., a single genomic window includes:
- a CDS encoding carboxymuconolactone decarboxylase family protein, with protein sequence MALKEFAGVFWEEALDEKTRQLVALAAMTAAGCYT encoded by the coding sequence ATGGCCCTGAAAGAGTTCGCCGGCGTGTTCTGGGAGGAAGCACTGGACGAGAAGACGCGCCAGCTCGTCGCCCTGGCCGCGATGACCGCGGCAGGGTGCTACACCTGA
- a CDS encoding DUF2148 domain-containing protein produces the protein MVEPEESRPITYDALRVETVLQAAKLMASSAITAPKSGGQLFLRGSPLFLETVIVHDQVTRKRLSAWMRTRGRERKEQIWFRDAAVCEAVDAILFVGLKDWYPPVYDCGACGYATCAEFLEATRALREASDPFEFKGPQCNLRDIDLGIAVGSAAKTASLLGVDCRCQTRVAVAARKMGIIQADVAVALSLSMTHKSIGFDRRMPEVDFSAPDPNANAPASTHTLPIGAEGGEREGGRHKQERVTDVRHRKS, from the coding sequence ATGGTTGAGCCTGAAGAGTCTCGGCCGATTACCTACGATGCGCTGCGCGTCGAGACGGTCCTGCAGGCCGCCAAGCTGATGGCCTCGTCGGCCATCACGGCGCCCAAGTCGGGGGGCCAGCTCTTCCTGCGGGGGAGCCCGCTCTTCCTGGAGACGGTGATCGTCCACGACCAGGTCACGCGGAAGCGGCTCTCGGCCTGGATGCGGACGCGGGGACGGGAGCGGAAGGAGCAGATCTGGTTCCGGGATGCGGCGGTCTGCGAGGCAGTAGACGCGATCCTCTTCGTGGGCCTGAAGGACTGGTACCCGCCCGTCTACGACTGCGGGGCCTGCGGCTACGCGACCTGCGCCGAGTTCCTGGAGGCGACGAGGGCGCTCCGCGAGGCGAGCGATCCCTTCGAGTTCAAGGGGCCGCAGTGCAACCTGCGGGACATTGACCTCGGGATCGCGGTCGGCTCCGCGGCGAAGACGGCGAGCCTCCTCGGCGTGGACTGCCGGTGCCAGACGCGCGTCGCGGTCGCCGCCCGCAAGATGGGCATCATCCAAGCGGACGTGGCTGTGGCCCTCTCCCTCAGCATGACCCACAAGAGCATCGGCTTCGACCGGCGGATGCCCGAGGTGGACTTCAGCGCCCCCGACCCGAACGCGAACGCACCGGCCTCGACCCACACCCTCCCCATCGGGGCGGAGGGGGGCGAGCGCGAGGGGGGACGGCACAAGCAGGAGCGAGTGACCGACGTGCGGCATCGGAAGTCCTGA
- a CDS encoding phosphomannose isomerase type II C-terminal cupin domain: MDEKPWGRGILLEVGPGYKVKRLEVKPGHRLSLQKHRHRCENWVVAAGTATVTVGDRTFPLRLQEHIFIPVETLHRLENPGPDLLVIIEVQHGALLSEDDIVRVADDYRRVPPAAGA, from the coding sequence GTGGACGAGAAGCCCTGGGGTCGGGGGATCCTCCTCGAGGTGGGACCCGGCTACAAGGTCAAGCGCCTGGAGGTCAAGCCCGGGCACCGTCTGAGCCTCCAGAAGCACCGGCACCGCTGCGAGAACTGGGTGGTGGCGGCCGGGACGGCGACCGTGACCGTGGGCGACCGGACCTTCCCCCTTCGCCTTCAAGAGCACATCTTCATCCCGGTCGAGACGCTGCATCGCCTGGAGAACCCCGGCCCGGACCTCCTGGTGATCATCGAGGTCCAGCACGGCGCCCTGCTTTCCGAGGATGACATCGTCCGGGTCGCGGACGATTATCGCCGGGTCCCTCCCGCCGCCGGTGCCTGA